The Geotrypetes seraphini chromosome 6, aGeoSer1.1, whole genome shotgun sequence genome includes a window with the following:
- the ZIC2 gene encoding zinc finger protein ZIC 2, translating to MLLDAGPQFPALGVGSFARHHPVAAAAAAAEMQERELSLAQNGFVDSHMGAFKLSPAGAHDLSPGQSSAFSSQAPGYPTYSGTPFNSPRDFLYRSRGFGESAAGGGQHGLFGPGAASLHHPHGEAQSHLLFPGIHEQHGPHAGQNVLNAGQMRLGLPSEVFGRSDQYRQVSSPRTDPYSAAQLHNQYGAMNMGMNMNMAAHHHHHHHHHHPGAFFRYMRQQCIKQELICKWIDPEQLSSPKKSCNKTFSTMHELVTHVSVEHVGGPEQSNHICFWEECPREGKPFKAKYKLVNHIRVHTGEKPFPCPFPGCGKVFARSENLKIHKRTHTGEKPFQCEFEGCDRRFANSSDRKKHMHVHTSDKPYLCKMCDKSYTHPSSLRKHMKVHESSPQGSESSPAASSGYESSTPPGLVSPNTENQNTTNLSPTAASAAAAAAAAAAVSAVHSAGSGGGGHGSISSNFNEWYV from the exons ATGCTGCTGGATGCCGGACCGCAGTTCCCTGCCCTGGGCGTGGGCTCCTTCGCCCGGCACCACccggtggcggcggcggcggcggcggccgaGATGCAGGAGCGGGAACTGAGTCTGGCGCAGAACGGCTTTGTGGACTCGCACATGGGCGCCTTCAAACTCAGTCCAGCCGGGGCCCACGATCTATCCCCCGGCCAGAGCTCGGCTTTCAGTTCGCAGGCTCCGGGTTACCCGACCTACTCCGGGACGCCCTTTAATTCGCCCCGGGACTTCTTGTACCGCAGCCGGGGCTTTGGAGAATCAGCCGCTGGAGGGGGCCAGCACGGGCTCTTCGGACCCGGGGCTGCCAGCCTGCATCACCCGCACGGAGAGGCGCAGAGCCACTTGCTTTTCCCGGGGATCCACGAGCAGCATGGCCCGCACGCCGGCCAGAATGTGCTGAACGCCGGCCAGATGCGCTTAGGGCTGCCCAGTGAGGTGTTTGGCCGCTCGGACCAGTATCGCCAGGTCTCCAGCCCCAGGACGGACCCCTACTCAGCCGCGCAACTCCATAATCAGTACGGCGCCATGAACATGGGCATGAACATGAACATGGCagcacaccaccaccaccaccaccatcaccaccacccgGGAGCCTTCTTCCGCTACATGCGGCAACAGTGCATCAAGCAGGAGCTCATCTGCAAGTGGATTGATCCAgagcagctcagcagccccaaaAAGAGCTGCAACAAAACTTTCAGCACCATGCACGAGCTGGTCACCCATGTCTCCGTGGAGCACGTCGGGGGCCCGGAGCAGAGCAACCACATCTGCTTCTGGGAGGAATGCCCACGAGAAGGGAAGCCTTTCAAAGCCAAATACAAACTGGTTAACCACATCCGAGTGCACACGGGAGAGAAGCCTTTCCCCTGCCCCTTCCCTGGCTGTGGGAAAGTTTTCGCCAGATCCGAAAATCTAAAAATCCACAAAAGGACACATACAG ggGAAAAGCCTTTTCAATGTGAATTTGAAGGCTGTGACAGACGCTTTGCCAACAGCAGCGACAGGAAGAAACATATGCACGTCCACACTTCAGATAAGCCCTATTTGTGCAAAATGTGCGATAAGTCCTACACTCACCCCAGCTCTTTGAGAAAACATATGAAG gttcaTGAGTCTTCCCCTCAAGGCTCGGAATCGTCCCCAGCTGCCAGCTCGGGTTACGAGTCCTCTACACCTCCAGGCCTGGTGTCCCCTAACACTGAAAATCAGAATACCACCAATCTCTCTCCAACTGCGGCTtcagctgctgccgctgctgctgctgcggcgGCCGTGTCAGCAGTGCACAGTGCTGGCAGTGGAGGTGGGGGCCATGGCAGCATCTCTTCTAACTTCAATGAGTGGTATGTCTGA